CAGGGCTTCGAGCACGTGACTCTGGTCGTCCGAAACGGTGAACATGATGATGCGCGCGTCGACTTCGTCGTCGCGCAACCGCTTGAGGGTTTCCAGCCCGTCCATGCCCGGCATGTTCAGGTCGAGCAGGATCAGGTCGGGCTCCAGCTCACTTGCCAGTCGGATCGCGTCCGGTCCGCTACCTGCTTCGCCCACCGGCTCCAGGTCTGGCTCGAGTTCGAGCAGATCGCGCAAACCGCGTCGCATCATCGGATGGTCGTCGACCAGAAGGATGCGGGTGATGTCCAGCTCAGTCATGGCTGACGTTCTCCTGTGTCAGTGGAATGTGCCGGTAGGCCGGCGGAAAGCGCAGGTAGACCAGCGTGCCGCCGCCCGCCCGCGGTCCGATCCGGATCGTGCCGTTGAGGCTGTTGGCGCGCTCACGCAGAATGGTCAGGCCATAATGTCCGGCAGGACTCTCGACGGTGTCGATACCCAGGCCGTCGTCTTCGATCCTGACGTGAATGGTGCCCTGCGCATCCTGGTCGAAACTCAGCCAGCAGTGGCAGGCCCGTGCATGCTTGACGACGTTGCTCAGTGCCTCACGGACGATCTGCAGGCAATGTACTTCCTCGTTGGGCTTGAGCGGAGCATGTTCGAGCTGATAGTCAAAATGAATCTCCAGTCCGGAATGCTGGCTGAACTCGTCGACCGTCGCCATCAGCGCAGGGTGCAGGCCGGGTTGATCGACCTTGATCCGGAAGGTGGTAAGCAATTCGCGCAACTGCCGGTAGGCCGCATTGAGACCGTGATCGACCTGGCCCAGTGTCTGCATCAGCTCGTCGGTGTTCTTGCCCTGGCTGACCTGCCGCTTGAGTCGTGCCAGCTGCAGCTTCTGGGCTGAGAGCGCCTGGGCCAGCGAGTCGTGCAGTTCCCGTGCAATGACCGCGCGTTCTTCCATCAATGCGAAACGCGCCTGCTGCTGACCCATCTGGGCCAGACTGAGCGAGGCGGCGAACAGGTCGGCGAGGGTTTCCAGCAACTGGCTCTGCCAGGGTTCAAGCGGCGCCTGCAGCGGTTGCTCGATTCGCAGGTTGCCGAGTTCAGCATCGCCCGCCGTCAGATCGAAGCTGATCAGCCGATTGCCGCTGGGCAGCAGCGAGCCTTCACTATTGACCGGACAATCGCCGCAGTTGGGCAACTTGCAGTACTCCGGGGGAGACAATCCGAGCGAGGTCATCGAGGTATGGCTGCCGACGCCGGCGCTGCGGTTCAGGCACAGCGAAATGGGGCCGACGTCCAGGATGCGCTGGACTTCACCGAGCATCTGCCCCATGAGCACCTCAGGTTCATCCGCCTGGCTGTAGAGCAGGCGCGCGGTGTCGAACAACAGCTGCAGTGACTCGTTACTACGTCGCAGTCGGGCGGTCTTGGTGGCGACCTTCTGTTCCATCTGCCCGTAGAGTTCGGCTAGCTCGGCGTTCATCTGATTGAGAGTCCGCGCCAGCAGGCTCAGCTCGGTATCGCCCGGAATCTCCACCGAACCCGCGAAATTGCCGCGACCGATCTGCCGTGCCAGCTGCGTCAGGCTGCGCAGCGGCGTGGCCAGATTGTTATGCAGTCCGTAGATGAGGATGAACGCGATCACCACGATGACGAACAAGGTGCCGACCTGCAGTGCGCGCACCACTTCCAGCTTGCTCTCCGAAGACCGTTGTAGCCAATGCACGAGGTTATCCAGCTCCTCGACGAACGCCGGCGCCTCGGCACGGTAGCGAGCCAGGTCGGCCGGCTCGTTCAATAGCGGCCGCAGGGACTGGCTCCAGCGTCTGACGATCTGCTCGTGGATCGCTTCCAGCTCGCCATGGCGGTCGAGCACCGTCTCCAGTGTCCGCGAGTTCAGCGTGGCCTCCAGCCGGTCGAGCTGGCGTTCGGTTACCTCGCGCGGCTCGTATTCCGCGCTGGTTGCCAGCCGCCAGGTGAGCATGCGCAAACTGCCCGCCTGGTTGATCGCCTCGGCGTCACCCTCCAGCGCATCGGCCATGTACAGATTGCCGAGCATGCTGAGCAGCGTGACGCTGATGATCACCACGAACGCGACCAGCGTGTTGAAGACGATCGAGTGCCGCGGGACCAATTGGCCCGACTCGTTGTTCGCTGTTGATGCTCGCGCCTGTTTGTTCATCTCCGCATTGTGCCCGCTTTCGCCGGTGCATCCCACGTCCGTATCAGGGTACCCCCTAAAGCCCGGAAATATATCCCGATACGTGCGGCATGCTCGAATAAGTCGGTCAAGTGTCTGAAGCATAAGGATTTTAGAAGCGATTTTCTGAGTATTCAAAAAGAGGTATTGGGTGCATTTGATGTCAATCGGCCCCGGTTCCACGTTGATCTGGATCAAATAAGCTCCGCGTCGTGCTCGATAGCGTGCAGTCATCTCCCGGTGCCTTCGCTATCCGGGATTGTGCTTGCAGAGGACGGACGCGCCATGACCAATATCAACAAGTGGGATGTAGAAGACCCGATCTTCTGGGATGCCATCGGCAAGAAGATCGCCAACCGCAACCTGTGGATTTCCATCCCAAGCCTGGCGATGGGCTTTGCCATCTGGTTGATGTGGGGCATCGTCACGGTGCAGATGATCAACCTCGGCTTTCCATTCGCTCCGGCCGAGCTGTTCACGCTGACCGCCATCGCCGGCCTGACCGGCGCCACGCTGCGGATTCCTGCGTCTTTCATGATTCGCATTGCCGGCGGCCGCAACACGATCTTTCTCACTACCGCGTTGCTCATGATTCCGGCTGCCGGGGCCGGCCTCGCCCTGCAGAGTCAGGAGACTCCGCTGTGGGTTTTCCAATTGCTGGCGTTTCTCTCCGGCATTGGTGGCGGCAACTTCGCCTGCTCGATGAGCAATATCTCCAGCTTCTTTCCCAAGCATCAGCAGGGATTGGCACTGGGGCTCAACGCCGGGCTGGGCAACTTCGGCGTAACCACCATGCAGATTCTGATACCGCTGGTGATGACCGCCGGAGTATTCGGTGCCTTCGCCGGTGGCTCGATGGTGCTGGCGCAGGATAGCGGCACGCTGATCGGTCGGATCGCCGCCGGCACCGAGACCTGGGTGCAGAACGCCGGCTGGGTGTGGCTGGTGTTCCTGGTCCCGCTTACCGTGATCGGATGGCGTGGTCTGAACAATCTGCTGG
Above is a window of Halopseudomonas nanhaiensis DNA encoding:
- a CDS encoding histidine kinase; the encoded protein is MNKQARASTANNESGQLVPRHSIVFNTLVAFVVIISVTLLSMLGNLYMADALEGDAEAINQAGSLRMLTWRLATSAEYEPREVTERQLDRLEATLNSRTLETVLDRHGELEAIHEQIVRRWSQSLRPLLNEPADLARYRAEAPAFVEELDNLVHWLQRSSESKLEVVRALQVGTLFVIVVIAFILIYGLHNNLATPLRSLTQLARQIGRGNFAGSVEIPGDTELSLLARTLNQMNAELAELYGQMEQKVATKTARLRRSNESLQLLFDTARLLYSQADEPEVLMGQMLGEVQRILDVGPISLCLNRSAGVGSHTSMTSLGLSPPEYCKLPNCGDCPVNSEGSLLPSGNRLISFDLTAGDAELGNLRIEQPLQAPLEPWQSQLLETLADLFAASLSLAQMGQQQARFALMEERAVIARELHDSLAQALSAQKLQLARLKRQVSQGKNTDELMQTLGQVDHGLNAAYRQLRELLTTFRIKVDQPGLHPALMATVDEFSQHSGLEIHFDYQLEHAPLKPNEEVHCLQIVREALSNVVKHARACHCWLSFDQDAQGTIHVRIEDDGLGIDTVESPAGHYGLTILRERANSLNGTIRIGPRAGGGTLVYLRFPPAYRHIPLTQENVSHD